One Elaeis guineensis isolate ETL-2024a chromosome 10, EG11, whole genome shotgun sequence genomic window carries:
- the LOC105052489 gene encoding acyl-CoA-binding domain-containing protein 6 translates to MAIARASSGPAYPERFYAAAAYAGFGGSSNSSSTGAISKFQNDVALLLYGLYQQATVGPCNIPKPRAWNPVENSKWTSWHGLGNIPSTEAMRLFVKILEEEDPAWYSSVTVEPTVDVEMHKSKVEPATQSATPNGNSLPETKTISAENGSVLEAQDKDVVMEGLSSVGIYDQWVAPSISGQRPKPRYAHGAAIVHDKMYVFGGNHNGRYLNDLQVLDLKSLTWSKIDAKVQTGSPESPTIVPVAPCAGHSLITWGNKILSVAGHTKDPSETITVKEFDPQICIWLDLKTYGKPPISRGGQSVTLVGNTLVMFGGEDAKRSLLNDLHILDLETMTWDEIDAIGTPPSPRSDHSAACHAERYLLIFGGGSHATCFNDLHVLDLQTMEWSTAKQQGVTPGPRAGHASVTVGENWFIVGGGNNINGVSETLVLSMSTLVWSVVTTVQGRMPLASEGLSLVPSTYNGEDFLVSFGGYNGRYSNEVYVLKPSHKADLQSKIIEGPVSDSIAALLPTTNASRDMEPEIEAAQDGKIREIIMDNGDPELVNIRSEETGEQLVATLKAEKEELEATLSKEQLQSLQFKQELAEAETRNAELTKELQSVRGQLAAEQSRCFKLEVDVAELRQKLQTMETLQKEVELLQRQKAASEQAVLSAKQRQSSGGVWGWFAGSPPEKSDS, encoded by the exons ATGGCGATCGCGAGGGCGAGCTCCGGCCCCGCTTACCCAGAGAGGTTCTACGCCGCTGCCGCCTACGCCGGATTCGGCGGATCCTCCAACTCCTCCTCGACCGGCGCGATCTCCAAGTTCCAGAATGATGTCGCTCTCTTGCTCTATGGGCTCTACCAGCAA GCAACGGTAGGGCCTTGCAATATTCCAAAACCCAGGGCATGGAATCCTGTGGAGAACAGCAAATGGACCAG TTGGCATGGGCTTGGGAACATTCCTTCAACAGAGGCAATGCGTCTTTTTGTGAAAATTTTGGAG GAGGAAGATCCTGCTTGGTATTCAAGTGTCACTGTGGAGCCTACTGTAGATGTTGAGATGCAT AAGTCAAAAGTGGAGCCAGCAACTCAGTCTGCCACCCCTAACGGAAATTCTTTGCCAGAGACTAAAACTATTTCAGCAGAAAATGGAAGTGTGCTGGAGGCCCAGGACAAAGATGTTGTGATGGAGGGTCTTAGTTCAGTTGGTATTTATGACCAATGGGTGGCACCTTCAATATCTGGACAGCGCCCAAAGCCCCGCTATGCG CATGGAGCAGCTATCGTGCATGACAAGATGTATGTTTTTGGCGGAAATCACAATGGTCGTTACCTTAATGACCTTCAG GTTCTGGATTTGAAAAGTTTGACATGGTCGAAGATAGATGCTAAAGTGCAAACAGGATCTCCAGAATCACCAACCATAGTGCCAGTAGCTCCTTGTGCTGGCCATTCTTTG ATTACATGGGGAAACAAAATTTTATCTGTTGCTGGGCACACCAAAGATCCTTCTGAGACCATTACAG TGAAGGAATTTGATCCGCAGATTTGTATATGGTTGGACTTGAAGACTTATGGGAAGCCACCG atttccCGTGGAGGTCAATCAGTGACGCTTGTTGGGAACACTTTAGTCATGTTTGGTGGTGAAGATGCAAAGAGATCTCTTCTAAATGACTTGCACATTCTTGACTTGGAAACCATGACCTGGGATGAAATTGATGCTAT aggCACTCCTCCTTCTCCAAGGTCAGACCATTCTGCTGCTTGCCATGCAGAGCGGTATCTTTTAATTTTTGGTGGGGGTTCTCATGCCACATGCTTCAATGATCTGCATGTCCTTGACCTGCAGACA ATGGAATGGTCTACAGCAAAACAGCAGGGTGTAACTCCAGGACCACGCGCTGGCCATGCGAGTGTAACAGTAGGGGAGAACTGGTTTATTGTTGGTGGTGGTAACAATATAAATG GGGTCTCTGAGACTCTTGTGCTCAGCATGTCTACATTAGTTTGGTCGGTTGTTACCACTGTTCAAGGACGCATGCCCCTTGCCAGTGAG GGCCTGAGTTTAGTTCCAAGCACCTACAATGGAGAAGATTTTCTTGTGTCATTTGGAGGATATAATGGGCGATATAGCAATGAG GTCTATGTGCTCAAACCAAGCCACAAAGCAGATTTGCAGTCCAAAATTATAGAGGGGCCTGTGTCAGACAGTATTGCTGCCCTGCTGCCAACAACAAATGCCAGTCGGGATATGGAACCTGAGATTGAGGCAGCTCAAGATGGAAAAATAAGGGAAATTATAATGGACAATGGTGATCCGGAGCTTGTG AATATCAGAAGTGAGGAAACAGGTGAACAACTGGTAGCAACACTCAAGGCAGAGAAAGAGGAATTAGAAGCAACACTTAGCAAGGAACAATTGCAAAGCCTCCAATTTAAGCAAGAGCTAGCTGAAGCAGAGACTAGGAATGCAGAACTTACGAAG GAGCTTCAATCTGTGCGTGGCCAACTTGCTGCTGAGCAGTCAAGGTGTTTCAAACTTGAG GTCGATGTTGCAGAGCTACGCCAGAAGCTACAGACAATGGAGACATTACAGAAGGAAGTCGAGCTGCTTCAACGGCAGAAAGCTGCTTCTGAACAGGCAGTCTTGAGTGCAAAGCAGAGGCAGAGTTCTGGTGGGGTGTGGGGATGGTTTGCTGGAAGCCCCCCTGAGAAGTCTGATTCTTGA